In Candidatus Methylomirabilota bacterium, the DNA window GGCGCGATGTCGGCGAGGGCCCGCGAGACGAGGGGGCGCACGTCTCCGGCGGCGAGGGCGGCGACGAAGATCGAGCGGGCGGACTCCCTGAGGGTCAACGGCGAAGCTTTTGGAGCCGCCGTCCCGCCTCGATGAGCATGTCGTCAGTCTTCGGAAAGCAGAAGCGGATCTTGGTGCGCCCGAGGTCCTTGGTCGAGTAGAAGGACGAGCCCGGCACCGTGGCCACGCCGATCTCCTTGACGAGGAACATGGCGAACTCGTGGTCGTCGGCGCACCCGTACTCGGGCAGCCAGTGGGCGACGTCGGTCAGGATGTAGTAAGCGCCCTTGGGGTTGAACGCCTTGAAGCCCGCTTCCTCCACCTTGCCGAAGAGCAGATCGCGTCGCTTCTCGTAGCTCTCGCGCAGGTACACGTAGTAGGAATCCGGGAGGTTGAGCGCCGTGACGGCGGCTTCCTGCAGCGGGTGGGGCGCGCCCACGGTGATGAAGTCGTGGGCGCGGCGGATGCCCACGGACAGCTCCGCGTTGGCGACGGCGTAGCCGATGCGCCAGCCGGTGACGGAGTACGACTTCGAGATTCCCGAGATCGTAATGGTCCGGTCGGCCATGCCCGGCAGCGTCGCGATGGGGATGTGCGTCTCCCCATCGTAGAGGATGTGTTCGTAGATCTCGTCGGTGATGGCGAGGAGGTCGTGCTCGAGGCACACGTCGGCGATGAGCTGGAGCTCGGCCCGGGAAAAGACCTTGCCCGAGGGGTTGTTGGGGCTGTTGAAGATGATCGCGCGCGTGCGCGGTGACACGGCCGTCCGCAGCCTGTCGGCATCGAACGAGAAGTCGGGCGGCTCGAGCGGCACGTAGACGGGCTCGGCTTGCGACATGATGCAGCCCGGCCCGTAGTTCTCGTAGAAGGGCTCGAAGATGATCACCTCGTCGCCCGGGTTGAGCACGGCCATAAGCGTCGCGAGCATCGCCTCGGTCGATCCGCAGCACACGGTCACGTTGCGGTCCGGGTGGACCTCCATGCCGTAGAACCTGCGGTACTTGTCCGCGATGGCCTGTCGGAGCCTCGGCGTGCCCCAGGTGATGGCGTACTGATGAAAGTCGCCGTCGATGGCCCGGTGGGCGGCTTCGATGATCTCCTTGGGCGGCGGGAAGTTCGGCATCCCCTGGGCGAGATTGATCCCGTTGTGCTGGTTGTTGATGCGGGTCATCTCCCGGATGACGGACTCCGTGAAGCCCTGAACGCGCTTCGAGATCACGGCAGGACGACGTCCCGCTCGATCGGGTCGACCGTGATGCCCTGCTTGCGGAGCCAGGCGACACCGAGCTCGAGCTTATCTTGTGGTCCCTCGAGCTCCAGCACCATCCAGCCGTGGTCGGCGCGCACGTCCGCCCGGCGGATGTTCGGCACGATGGCGAAGTCCTTGACCAGGTGGTAGACGATCGGCTGCTGGATCAGCTCGGTGGGATAGGTCAGCCTCACGCGCATCCGCGGCATCGGGTCAGCTCCGGGCGCCTACACCCAGGCTCAACGTCCTCCGGCGATCGCCGGCACGATGGACACCTTGTCGCCGGCCTTGAGCGCCGTCGTAGCGCCCTGGAGGAAGCGGATGTCCTCCTCGTTGACGTAGAAGTTGATGAAGCGGCGCACCTCGCCGCCCTCGTCCACCAGGCGCTCCTTGAGCCCCGGGTACTGCTTCTCGAGGTCCTCGATGAGCCCCGCCACGGTGTCGGCCGCGACCTCCACCTCGGCCTGCCCCTTGGTCAGCGAGCGGAGCGGCGTGGGAATGCGTACGATCACGGCCATCGGCAGTCTCCTTGCTTCCGGCTCAGGCGCCGGTCTTGGATTTCAGATCGGTCAGCGCCTGGTCGAAGACCGCCAGGGAGGGCCGGATGGTCACGTCCACCGAGAGCCTGTCGTAGAGCACGTCGGGCGTCTTGAGCCCGTTGCCCGTGATGCAGATGACGATCGGCTCGTCGCGCGGGATACGTCCCGCCTCGATGAGCTTCTTCGCCGCCGCGACGGTCACCCCGCCTGCGGTCTCCGTGAAGATGCCCTCGGCGCGCGCGAGAAGCTGCATCCCTTCGATGATCTCCTCGTCCGTCGCATGCTCGCCGTGGCCGCCGGAGTCCTTCGCCGCGCGGTAGGCGTAGTAGCCGTCGGCGGGATTGCCGATGGCCAGCGACTTGGCGATTGTGTTGGGCCGCACGGGCACGAGCACGTCCGAGTCGTTCTTGATCATGGTCACGATGGGCCCGCAGCCGAGGGCCTGGGCGGCGTACATGCTGGTCTTTCCCTCGGGGATCAGCCCCAGCATGCGCAGCTCCTTGAAGGCCTTGGCGATCTTGGTGATGAGGGAGCCGCCAGCGCAAGGCACGACCACGTGGGCCGGGGCGCGCCAGCCGAGCTGCTCGGCGATCTCGTAGCCGTAGGTCTTGGAGCCTTCCGCGTAGTAGGGCCGGATGTTGATGTTCACGAAGGCCCAGCGGTACTTGTCGCCGACCTCGGCGCAGAGCCGGTTGACCTCGTCGTAGGTCCCTTCCACCGCTACGAGGGTCGCCCCGTAGACGAGAGTCGTGATGACCTTGCCGCGCTCGAGGTCCGCCGGGATGAAGATGTAGGACTTGAGCCGCGCCTCCGCCGAGTGGGCTGCCACCGAATTGGCCAGGTTGCCCGTCGACGCGCACGCAACCGTATCGAAGCCGAACTCCTTAGCCTTGCCGATGGCGACGGCGACCACGCGGTCCTTGAAGGACCACGTTGGGTGACAGACGGAGTCGTTCTTGACGTAGAGCTCCTTGACGCCGAGCTCTTCCGCCAGGTTGCGCGCGCGCACGAGCGGAGTGAAGCCGACCGACTGCCCGACGTGCGCTTCCCCTTCGGGGAGGTCCAGCGGCAGCAGGTCGGCGTACCGCCAGATGCTGGGCGGGCCCGACTCGATCCGCTTGCGGCTGACGAGCTTGCGGATCACGTCGTAATCGTAGTCAACCTCGAGGGGGCCGAAGCAGAACTCGCAGACGTGGACCGGCGTCGAGGGGTAGTACCGGCCGCACTCGCGGCACTTGAGACCCTTCAATCTCTCCATGGCCTCTCCATCGGTAGGGGATTTGAGCCCCGGAATGAATGGCACGATCCGGGCTGGCTACACCCGGATCACCGACCGAGCCAGCGATTTCTCATACTAAACACGCGATCCGAGGGAATGTCAACGGAACTTCAGGTAAAAGTGGCCCCATGCCGTATGATCGGCAGCCGTGAGCCGCGCGCTCCCGCCCGCTCTCCTGCTCCTGGCATACGGCATTCTCTTCGGCCGGGCGGCACTCGGCGGCGGCCTCCTTGCCTTTGACGATCACCCGGGGCAGCTCTACCGTCTCTACCACGCGGTCACCCTCGGCTGGGCGCCGTGGCGCCTGAACCCCGGGTGGTGGGCGGGCTATGCCGAGCTCCAGTACTACCCGCCCGGCGCCGCCTGGCTAGGCGCGGCGATTCACCAGGCCTCGATGGGCTCCGTCGGCGTTCCCGCGGCGTATCAGGCGGTGCTCTGGATCGCGTGGGTCCTCCCAGGCATCGCCACCTTTGCGCTACTGACGCGGCTCCTCGGCAGCGGATGGCTTGCCCTGCCCGCCGCCTTCATCGCGCTGACGCTCTCCGCCGAATCGCGGAGCGGTGTCGAGGAGGGCCTGCGCTGGGGGCTCGTGGCCGCGCGCCTCGGCTGGGGGCTGCTGCCCCTCGTAGCGCTGTCGCTCGTGAACTGGGTCGAGGGCGGCCGGCGCGCTCCGCTCCTGGCCGCGCCACTCGTGGCCGCGGTCATCCTCCTGCACCCCGCCCACGCGCCGGCTGCGTTCCTCCTGGTCGCCCTGGGAGCGTGCTTCGGCGCCGCCGGCTCGACGCGGCGATTCGGACAGGCGGCGCTCGTCGCCGCTCTTGCGCTCGGCCTCTGCGGCCTCTGGCTCCTCCCGCTGCTCGCCCACCTCGGCATGGCGCTGCCGCTGGCATGGGGCGACGCCTCCACCCTCGGGCTCCTTCGGCAGCTCGCGACCCGTCCCCTGGTGATCGTTCTCGCCCTAAGTCAGCTGGGATGCTGGCTCTCGATACGGACTTTGGGCACGGTGGCGCCCGCCGCGCGCTGGCTTCACGCCTTCACGCCGGCGATGGTTCTGGTGGTGGCGCTTGACGCCCTCCTCGCGGCGCCCCTCGGCGTCCTGTGGCTCCCGGCCGACAGGCTCGCCGACAGCCTCCTCCTCTCAGTCGTCCTCGGCGCCGCCATGGCCACGCGGCTACTTGCCGAGCGTCTCCCACGCGTAGGTCCCATGGGCGCTGGGGCCGCCTGCCTCTTCGCCTGCCTCGTCCTTTCGGGCGGCTCGCCCGAGCCCTCACTGACCTTGTGGCCG includes these proteins:
- a CDS encoding aminotransferase class I/II-fold pyridoxal phosphate-dependent enzyme produces the protein MISKRVQGFTESVIREMTRINNQHNGINLAQGMPNFPPPKEIIEAAHRAIDGDFHQYAITWGTPRLRQAIADKYRRFYGMEVHPDRNVTVCCGSTEAMLATLMAVLNPGDEVIIFEPFYENYGPGCIMSQAEPVYVPLEPPDFSFDADRLRTAVSPRTRAIIFNSPNNPSGKVFSRAELQLIADVCLEHDLLAITDEIYEHILYDGETHIPIATLPGMADRTITISGISKSYSVTGWRIGYAVANAELSVGIRRAHDFITVGAPHPLQEAAVTALNLPDSYYVYLRESYEKRRDLLFGKVEEAGFKAFNPKGAYYILTDVAHWLPEYGCADDHEFAMFLVKEIGVATVPGSSFYSTKDLGRTKIRFCFPKTDDMLIEAGRRLQKLRR
- a CDS encoding NIL domain-containing protein is translated as MPRMRVRLTYPTELIQQPIVYHLVKDFAIVPNIRRADVRADHGWMVLELEGPQDKLELGVAWLRKQGITVDPIERDVVLP
- a CDS encoding MoaD/ThiS family protein, which encodes MAVIVRIPTPLRSLTKGQAEVEVAADTVAGLIEDLEKQYPGLKERLVDEGGEVRRFINFYVNEEDIRFLQGATTALKAGDKVSIVPAIAGGR
- the thrC gene encoding threonine synthase; the protein is MERLKGLKCRECGRYYPSTPVHVCEFCFGPLEVDYDYDVIRKLVSRKRIESGPPSIWRYADLLPLDLPEGEAHVGQSVGFTPLVRARNLAEELGVKELYVKNDSVCHPTWSFKDRVVAVAIGKAKEFGFDTVACASTGNLANSVAAHSAEARLKSYIFIPADLERGKVITTLVYGATLVAVEGTYDEVNRLCAEVGDKYRWAFVNINIRPYYAEGSKTYGYEIAEQLGWRAPAHVVVPCAGGSLITKIAKAFKELRMLGLIPEGKTSMYAAQALGCGPIVTMIKNDSDVLVPVRPNTIAKSLAIGNPADGYYAYRAAKDSGGHGEHATDEEIIEGMQLLARAEGIFTETAGGVTVAAAKKLIEAGRIPRDEPIVICITGNGLKTPDVLYDRLSVDVTIRPSLAVFDQALTDLKSKTGA